A single Amphiprion ocellaris isolate individual 3 ecotype Okinawa chromosome 15, ASM2253959v1, whole genome shotgun sequence DNA region contains:
- the LOC111569693 gene encoding sodium bicarbonate cotransporter 3-like isoform X11, translating into MDEPLEQMRPLLRTGLDEEAIVDHGKTSFTTHTNYEREELESHRAVYVGVHVPLGRESKRRHRHRGHKHHRKKKEKDSEEGKEDGRESPTYDTPSQRVQFILGTEDDDLEHVPHDLFTELDELSFRDGSATEWKETARWLKFEEDVEDGGERWSKPYVATLSLHSLFELRSCILNGTVMLDMRANSIEEIADMVIDSMVASSQLKEDLRDKVREAMLKKHHHQNERKLSNRIPLVRSIADIGKKHSDPLLLERNGPLVSPNSLPNNLDGNKAAERRPSKVDMNFMKKIPPGAEASNVLVGEVDFLEKPIIAFVRLSPAVLITGLTEVPVPTRFLFLLLGPHGKGPQYHEIGRSMATLMTDEIFHDVAYKAKDRTDLLSGIDEFLDQVTVLPPGEWDPTIRIEPPKNVPSQMKRKRPPQPNGTASPAGELEKEEDHLAGPELQRTGRIFGGLILDIKRKAPFYWSDIRDSLSLQCLASILFLYCACMSPVITFGGLLGEATKGNISAIESLFGASLTGVAYSLCAGQPLTILGSTGPVLVFEKILFKFCNDYSLSYLSLRTSIGLWTAFLCLVLVATDASSLVCYITRFTEEAFAALICIIFIYEALEKLFHLGEYYPVNMHNSLDNLTMYSCQCSSPANASDELIQKWNQTGFSPDSIPWSSLNVSMCKLLHGEFVGPACGHHGPYIPDVLFWSIILFFTTFFLSSFLKQFKTERYFPTKVRSTISDFAVFITIMIMVLVDYLMGIPSPKLNVPDRFEPTSKNRGWLMDPLGDNPGWTLLVAALPALLCTILIFMDQQITAVIINRKEHKLKKGCGYHLDLLVVAVMLGVCSIMGLPWFVAATVLSISHVNSLKVESGCSAPGEQPKFLGIREQRVTGFMIFVLMGCSVFMTSVLKFIPMPVLYGVFLYMGVSSLKGIQFFDRIKLFGMPAKHQPDLIYLRYVPLWKVHIFTLVQLTCLVLLWVIKASAAAVVFPMMVLALVFVRKLLDFFFTKRELSWLDDLMPESKKKKEDDKKKKAREKLEEESRLQEEEEMDLKVSFEGSNRLNIPVKTLSGSPDSDPLVVNISDEMAKTAVWKAVNSNAESCVQPVKRSGSQEKVACVRVDVSPDSPGGGSTTETFL; encoded by the exons ACACAAACATCaccgaaagaagaaagagaaagactccGAGGAGGGGAAGGAAGATGGCAGGGAATCCCCCACTTATG ACACACCATCCCAGAGGGTACAGTTCATCTTGGGCACAGAGGATGATGACCTCGAACACGTCCCCCATGACCTCTTCACTGAGCTGGATGAGCTCTCCTTCAGAGATGGCAGTGCCACGGAGTGGAAAGAGACTGCCAG ATGGCTGAAGTTTGAAGAGGATGTTGAAGATGGTGGGGAGAGGTGGAGTAAGCCCTATGTGGCCACGTTGTCATTACACAGCTTATTTGAACTGCGGAGCTGCATACTTAATGGCACAGTCATGCTGGATATGAGGGCCAATAGTATTGAAGAAATTGCAG ACATGGTGATAGACAGCATGGTGGCATCAAGTCAGCTGAAGGAGGATTTGCGTGACAAGGTGCGGGAAGCAATGTTGAAGAAACACCATCATCAGAATGAAAGAAAGCTCAGCAATCGCATCCCGCTGGTGCGCTCCATTGCTGACATAGGCAAGAAACATTCTGACCCACTCTTGCTTGAAAGAAACG GACCACTGGTGTCTCCAAACTCTCTCCCAAACAATCTGGATGGCAACAAGGCAGCGGAGAGGAGGCCATCTAAA GTGGACATGAATTTCATGAAAAAGATTCCTCCGGGTGCTGAGGCTTCCAATGTGCTCGTAGGAGAAGTGGACTTCCTGGAGAAGCCCATAATTGCGTTTGTGCGACTATCGCCTGCAGTCCTTATCACAGGCCTTACTGAGGTCCCTGTGCCCACAAG GTTTCTTTTCCTACTGTTGGGTCCTCATGGTAAAGGACCACAGTACCATGAAATTGGCAGATCCATGGCAACACTAATGACAGATGAG ATTTTCCATGATGTGGCATACAAGGCCAAAGACCGAACTGATCTACTCTCTGGGATAGATGAGTTCCTCGATCAGGTGACTGTCCTGCCTCCTGGAGAATGGGACCCTACCATTCGAATTGAACCCCCCAAGAATGTCCCATCACAG atgaagaggaagagacCACCCCAGCCCAATGGCACTGCGTCTCCAGCTGGAGAGCTGGAAAAAGAGGAGGACCATCTTGCAGGACCTGAGCTGCAGAGGACGGGAAG GATTTTTGGAGGTCTGATTCTGGATATCAAGCGCAAGGCTCCCTTCTACTGGAGTGACATTAGGGACTCACTGAGTCTGCAGTGTCTAGCCTCTATCCTTTTCCTCTACTGTGCCTGCATGTCCCCTGTCATCACATTTGGAGGTCTGCTTGGGGAGGCAACAAAAGGCAACATA AGTGCCATAGAGTCTCTATTTGGGGCATCACTCACAGGAGTGGCATACTCCCTCTGCGCAGGCCAACCTCTCACTATTCTTGGCAGCACGGGGCCTGTTTTGGTGTTTGAGAAGATTCTCTTTAAGTTCTGCAA tGACTACAGCCTGTCCTACTTGTCACTGCGGACTAGCATTGGTCTTTGGACGGCCTTCTTGTGTCTTGTCCTCGTGGCCACAGATGCTAGCTCGCTAGTTTGCTACATTACTCGCTTCACAGAGGAGGCCTTTGCGGCTCTCATCTGCATCATCTTCATCTACGAGGCTCTGGAGAAGCTCTTCCACCTGGGAGAATACTACCCTGTTAACATGCACAACAGCCTGGACAACCTTACCATGTATTC ATGTCAGTGCTCATCACCAGCCAATGCCTCAGATGAGCTCATACAGAAGTGGAATCAGACTGGATTCAGTCCAGACTCAATCCCATGGAGCAGCCTGAATGTTTCG aTGTGTAAATTGCTCCATGGGGAGTTTGTGGGACCTGCCTGTGGTCACCATGGGCCCTATATCCCAGATGTTCTCTTCTGGTCCATTATCCTCTTCTTCACcaccttttttttgtcttcattccTCAAGCAGTTTAAGACAGAAAGATACTTCCCCACCAAG GTGCGTTCCACTATCAGTGACTTTGCTGTGTTTATAACCATCATGATCATGGTGCTGGTGGACTATCTAATGGGGATCCCCTCTCCTAAACTGAATGTTCCTGATCGCTTTGAG CCGACTTCAAAGAACAGAGGCTGGCTCATGGACCCTCTGGGAGACAATCCTGGGTGGACGCTGCTGGTGGCGGCACTTCCCGCCCTGCTCTGCACCATCCTCATCTTTATGGACCAGCAGATCACTGCAGTCATCATCAACCGCAAAGAGCACAAGCTGAAG AAAGGCTGTGGCTATCACCTGGACTTGCTGGTAGTGGCAGTAATGCTGGGTGTGTGTTCCATCATGGGCTTGCCATGGTTTGTGGCTGCTACTGTCCTCTCCATCTCCCACGTTAACAGCCTGAAGGTGGAGTCTGGCTGCTCGGCACCAGGAGAGCAGCCCAAGTTTCTAGGCATCAGGGAGCAGCGGGTCACTGGGTTTATGATCTTTGTCCTCATGGGATGTTCTGTTTTCATGACATCAGTGCTGAAG TTCATTCCTATGCCTGTCCTGTACGGAGTCTTTCTCTATATGGGTGTCTCTTCCCTCAAAGGCATTCAA TTCTTTGACAGAATCAAACTGTTTGGCATGCCTGCCAAGCACCAGCCAGATCTGATCTACCTGCGCTATGTGCCGCTGTGGAAGGTCCACATCTTCACTCTTGTGCAGCTCACCTGTTTGGTACTGCTCTGGGTAATCAAGgcctctgcagcagctgttgtaTTCCCCATGATG GTTCTTGCGCTGGTCTTTGTCAGAAAGCTGCTTGACTTTTTCTTTACCAAGAGAGAGCTGAGCTGGCTGGATGACTTGATGCCAgaaagcaaaaagaagaaagaggatgataagaaaaagaaagctcGTGAAAAGCTG GAGGAAGAGTCCAGACtgcaggaagaagaggagatggATCTGAAGGTCAGCTTTGAAGGCTCAAACCGACTCAACATCCCAGTGAAAACGCTCTCAGGGAG TCCTGATTCTGACCCCTTGGTTGTAAATATCTCTGATGAAATGGCCAAAACCGCAGTGTGGAAAGCAGTGAACTCGAATGCAGAGTCTTGTGTCCAACCTGTGAAGCGTAGTGGAAG CCAGGAGAAGGTGGCCTGCGTTAGAGTTGACGTCAGCCCAGACTCACCCGGAGGAGGCTCCACCACCGAGACCTTCCTGTGA
- the LOC111569693 gene encoding sodium bicarbonate cotransporter 3-like isoform X9 yields the protein MDEPLEQMRPLLRTGLDEEAIVDHGKTSFTTHTNYEREELESHRAVYVGVHVPLGRESKRRHRHRGHKHHRKKKEKDSEEGKEDGRESPTYDTPSQRVQFILGTEDDDLEHVPHDLFTELDELSFRDGSATEWKETARWLKFEEDVEDGGERWSKPYVATLSLHSLFELRSCILNGTVMLDMRANSIEEIADMVIDSMVASSQLKEDLRDKVREAMLKKHHHQNERKLSNRIPLVRSIADIGKKHSDPLLLERNGPLVSPNSLPNNLDGNKAAERRPSKVGVSRESSSVDFSKVDMNFMKKIPPGAEASNVLVGEVDFLEKPIIAFVRLSPAVLITGLTEVPVPTRFLFLLLGPHGKGPQYHEIGRSMATLMTDEIFHDVAYKAKDRTDLLSGIDEFLDQVTVLPPGEWDPTIRIEPPKNVPSQMKRKRPPQPNGTASPAGELEKEEDHLAGPELQRTGRIFGGLILDIKRKAPFYWSDIRDSLSLQCLASILFLYCACMSPVITFGGLLGEATKGNISAIESLFGASLTGVAYSLCAGQPLTILGSTGPVLVFEKILFKFCNDYSLSYLSLRTSIGLWTAFLCLVLVATDASSLVCYITRFTEEAFAALICIIFIYEALEKLFHLGEYYPVNMHNSLDNLTMYSCQCSSPANASDELIQKWNQTGFSPDSIPWSSLNVSMCKLLHGEFVGPACGHHGPYIPDVLFWSIILFFTTFFLSSFLKQFKTERYFPTKVRSTISDFAVFITIMIMVLVDYLMGIPSPKLNVPDRFEPTSKNRGWLMDPLGDNPGWTLLVAALPALLCTILIFMDQQITAVIINRKEHKLKKGCGYHLDLLVVAVMLGVCSIMGLPWFVAATVLSISHVNSLKVESGCSAPGEQPKFLGIREQRVTGFMIFVLMGCSVFMTSVLKFIPMPVLYGVFLYMGVSSLKGIQFFDRIKLFGMPAKHQPDLIYLRYVPLWKVHIFTLVQLTCLVLLWVIKASAAAVVFPMMVLALVFVRKLLDFFFTKRELSWLDDLMPESKKKKEDDKKKKAREKLEEESRLQEEEEMDLKVSFEGSNRLNIPVKTLSGSPDSDPLVVNISDEMAKTAVWKAVNSNAESCVQPVKRSGSQEKVACVRVDVSPDSPGGGSTTETFL from the exons ACACAAACATCaccgaaagaagaaagagaaagactccGAGGAGGGGAAGGAAGATGGCAGGGAATCCCCCACTTATG ACACACCATCCCAGAGGGTACAGTTCATCTTGGGCACAGAGGATGATGACCTCGAACACGTCCCCCATGACCTCTTCACTGAGCTGGATGAGCTCTCCTTCAGAGATGGCAGTGCCACGGAGTGGAAAGAGACTGCCAG ATGGCTGAAGTTTGAAGAGGATGTTGAAGATGGTGGGGAGAGGTGGAGTAAGCCCTATGTGGCCACGTTGTCATTACACAGCTTATTTGAACTGCGGAGCTGCATACTTAATGGCACAGTCATGCTGGATATGAGGGCCAATAGTATTGAAGAAATTGCAG ACATGGTGATAGACAGCATGGTGGCATCAAGTCAGCTGAAGGAGGATTTGCGTGACAAGGTGCGGGAAGCAATGTTGAAGAAACACCATCATCAGAATGAAAGAAAGCTCAGCAATCGCATCCCGCTGGTGCGCTCCATTGCTGACATAGGCAAGAAACATTCTGACCCACTCTTGCTTGAAAGAAACG GACCACTGGTGTCTCCAAACTCTCTCCCAAACAATCTGGATGGCAACAAGGCAGCGGAGAGGAGGCCATCTAAAGTAGGGGTCAGTAGAGAAAGCAGCAGTGTCGACTTCAGCAAG GTGGACATGAATTTCATGAAAAAGATTCCTCCGGGTGCTGAGGCTTCCAATGTGCTCGTAGGAGAAGTGGACTTCCTGGAGAAGCCCATAATTGCGTTTGTGCGACTATCGCCTGCAGTCCTTATCACAGGCCTTACTGAGGTCCCTGTGCCCACAAG GTTTCTTTTCCTACTGTTGGGTCCTCATGGTAAAGGACCACAGTACCATGAAATTGGCAGATCCATGGCAACACTAATGACAGATGAG ATTTTCCATGATGTGGCATACAAGGCCAAAGACCGAACTGATCTACTCTCTGGGATAGATGAGTTCCTCGATCAGGTGACTGTCCTGCCTCCTGGAGAATGGGACCCTACCATTCGAATTGAACCCCCCAAGAATGTCCCATCACAG atgaagaggaagagacCACCCCAGCCCAATGGCACTGCGTCTCCAGCTGGAGAGCTGGAAAAAGAGGAGGACCATCTTGCAGGACCTGAGCTGCAGAGGACGGGAAG GATTTTTGGAGGTCTGATTCTGGATATCAAGCGCAAGGCTCCCTTCTACTGGAGTGACATTAGGGACTCACTGAGTCTGCAGTGTCTAGCCTCTATCCTTTTCCTCTACTGTGCCTGCATGTCCCCTGTCATCACATTTGGAGGTCTGCTTGGGGAGGCAACAAAAGGCAACATA AGTGCCATAGAGTCTCTATTTGGGGCATCACTCACAGGAGTGGCATACTCCCTCTGCGCAGGCCAACCTCTCACTATTCTTGGCAGCACGGGGCCTGTTTTGGTGTTTGAGAAGATTCTCTTTAAGTTCTGCAA tGACTACAGCCTGTCCTACTTGTCACTGCGGACTAGCATTGGTCTTTGGACGGCCTTCTTGTGTCTTGTCCTCGTGGCCACAGATGCTAGCTCGCTAGTTTGCTACATTACTCGCTTCACAGAGGAGGCCTTTGCGGCTCTCATCTGCATCATCTTCATCTACGAGGCTCTGGAGAAGCTCTTCCACCTGGGAGAATACTACCCTGTTAACATGCACAACAGCCTGGACAACCTTACCATGTATTC ATGTCAGTGCTCATCACCAGCCAATGCCTCAGATGAGCTCATACAGAAGTGGAATCAGACTGGATTCAGTCCAGACTCAATCCCATGGAGCAGCCTGAATGTTTCG aTGTGTAAATTGCTCCATGGGGAGTTTGTGGGACCTGCCTGTGGTCACCATGGGCCCTATATCCCAGATGTTCTCTTCTGGTCCATTATCCTCTTCTTCACcaccttttttttgtcttcattccTCAAGCAGTTTAAGACAGAAAGATACTTCCCCACCAAG GTGCGTTCCACTATCAGTGACTTTGCTGTGTTTATAACCATCATGATCATGGTGCTGGTGGACTATCTAATGGGGATCCCCTCTCCTAAACTGAATGTTCCTGATCGCTTTGAG CCGACTTCAAAGAACAGAGGCTGGCTCATGGACCCTCTGGGAGACAATCCTGGGTGGACGCTGCTGGTGGCGGCACTTCCCGCCCTGCTCTGCACCATCCTCATCTTTATGGACCAGCAGATCACTGCAGTCATCATCAACCGCAAAGAGCACAAGCTGAAG AAAGGCTGTGGCTATCACCTGGACTTGCTGGTAGTGGCAGTAATGCTGGGTGTGTGTTCCATCATGGGCTTGCCATGGTTTGTGGCTGCTACTGTCCTCTCCATCTCCCACGTTAACAGCCTGAAGGTGGAGTCTGGCTGCTCGGCACCAGGAGAGCAGCCCAAGTTTCTAGGCATCAGGGAGCAGCGGGTCACTGGGTTTATGATCTTTGTCCTCATGGGATGTTCTGTTTTCATGACATCAGTGCTGAAG TTCATTCCTATGCCTGTCCTGTACGGAGTCTTTCTCTATATGGGTGTCTCTTCCCTCAAAGGCATTCAA TTCTTTGACAGAATCAAACTGTTTGGCATGCCTGCCAAGCACCAGCCAGATCTGATCTACCTGCGCTATGTGCCGCTGTGGAAGGTCCACATCTTCACTCTTGTGCAGCTCACCTGTTTGGTACTGCTCTGGGTAATCAAGgcctctgcagcagctgttgtaTTCCCCATGATG GTTCTTGCGCTGGTCTTTGTCAGAAAGCTGCTTGACTTTTTCTTTACCAAGAGAGAGCTGAGCTGGCTGGATGACTTGATGCCAgaaagcaaaaagaagaaagaggatgataagaaaaagaaagctcGTGAAAAGCTG GAGGAAGAGTCCAGACtgcaggaagaagaggagatggATCTGAAGGTCAGCTTTGAAGGCTCAAACCGACTCAACATCCCAGTGAAAACGCTCTCAGGGAG TCCTGATTCTGACCCCTTGGTTGTAAATATCTCTGATGAAATGGCCAAAACCGCAGTGTGGAAAGCAGTGAACTCGAATGCAGAGTCTTGTGTCCAACCTGTGAAGCGTAGTGGAAG CCAGGAGAAGGTGGCCTGCGTTAGAGTTGACGTCAGCCCAGACTCACCCGGAGGAGGCTCCACCACCGAGACCTTCCTGTGA
- the LOC111569693 gene encoding sodium bicarbonate cotransporter 3-like isoform X4, whose amino-acid sequence MDEPLEQMRPLLRTGLDEEAIVDHGKTSFTTHTNYEREELESHRAVYVGVHVPLGRESKRRHRHRGHKHHRKKKEKDSEEGKEDGRESPTYDTPSQRVQFILGTEDDDLEHVPHDLFTELDELSFRDGSATEWKETARWLKFEEDVEDGGERWSKPYVATLSLHSLFELRSCILNGTVMLDMRANSIEEIADMVIDSMVASSQLKEDLRDKVREAMLKKHHHQNERKLSNRIPLVRSIADIGEGLSSSRLSLHKPGAASSVSNLSQRRESRVSVLLNHLLPSSSSNTGLSPGHSPHTTPQSTPSSFRRSSQSSTQTHGTGLGPQGIPEVVVSPPEDDDPPNSAEEEAISPQLSRRASLASRNLELLPLEGPLVSPNSLPNNLDGNKAAERRPSKVGVSRESSSVDFSKVDMNFMKKIPPGAEASNVLVGEVDFLEKPIIAFVRLSPAVLITGLTEVPVPTRFLFLLLGPHGKGPQYHEIGRSMATLMTDEIFHDVAYKAKDRTDLLSGIDEFLDQVTVLPPGEWDPTIRIEPPKNVPSQMKRKRPPQPNGTASPAGELEKEEDHLAGPELQRTGRIFGGLILDIKRKAPFYWSDIRDSLSLQCLASILFLYCACMSPVITFGGLLGEATKGNISAIESLFGASLTGVAYSLCAGQPLTILGSTGPVLVFEKILFKFCNDYSLSYLSLRTSIGLWTAFLCLVLVATDASSLVCYITRFTEEAFAALICIIFIYEALEKLFHLGEYYPVNMHNSLDNLTMYSCQCSSPANASDELIQKWNQTGFSPDSIPWSSLNVSMCKLLHGEFVGPACGHHGPYIPDVLFWSIILFFTTFFLSSFLKQFKTERYFPTKVRSTISDFAVFITIMIMVLVDYLMGIPSPKLNVPDRFEPTSKNRGWLMDPLGDNPGWTLLVAALPALLCTILIFMDQQITAVIINRKEHKLKKGCGYHLDLLVVAVMLGVCSIMGLPWFVAATVLSISHVNSLKVESGCSAPGEQPKFLGIREQRVTGFMIFVLMGCSVFMTSVLKFIPMPVLYGVFLYMGVSSLKGIQFFDRIKLFGMPAKHQPDLIYLRYVPLWKVHIFTLVQLTCLVLLWVIKASAAAVVFPMMVLALVFVRKLLDFFFTKRELSWLDDLMPESKKKKEDDKKKKAREKLEEESRLQEEEEMDLKVSFEGSNRLNIPVKTLSGSPDSDPLVVNISDEMAKTAVWKAVNSNAESCVQPVKRSGSQEKVACVRVDVSPDSPGGGSTTETFL is encoded by the exons ACACAAACATCaccgaaagaagaaagagaaagactccGAGGAGGGGAAGGAAGATGGCAGGGAATCCCCCACTTATG ACACACCATCCCAGAGGGTACAGTTCATCTTGGGCACAGAGGATGATGACCTCGAACACGTCCCCCATGACCTCTTCACTGAGCTGGATGAGCTCTCCTTCAGAGATGGCAGTGCCACGGAGTGGAAAGAGACTGCCAG ATGGCTGAAGTTTGAAGAGGATGTTGAAGATGGTGGGGAGAGGTGGAGTAAGCCCTATGTGGCCACGTTGTCATTACACAGCTTATTTGAACTGCGGAGCTGCATACTTAATGGCACAGTCATGCTGGATATGAGGGCCAATAGTATTGAAGAAATTGCAG ACATGGTGATAGACAGCATGGTGGCATCAAGTCAGCTGAAGGAGGATTTGCGTGACAAGGTGCGGGAAGCAATGTTGAAGAAACACCATCATCAGAATGAAAGAAAGCTCAGCAATCGCATCCCGCTGGTGCGCTCCATTGCTGACATAG GAGAGGGTCTCTCCTCTTCACGTCTCTCTCTCCACAAGCCAGGGGCAGCCTCCTCTGTCTCCAACCTGTCCCAGAGACGAGAGTCCAGAGTTTCCGTCCTGCTCAACCACCTACtgccctcttcttcctccaacACTGGGCTATCCCCAGGCCACTCTCCCCACACCACCCCTCAAAGTACCCCTTCGTCTTTTCGCCGTTCCTCTCAGAGCTCGACACAAACCCATGGCACAGGCCTCGGACCTCAAGGCATCCCTGAGGTTGTGGTTTCTCCTCCCGAGGATGACGACCCACCCAACTCTGCAGAAGAAGAGGCAATATCACCACAGCTCAGCCGGAGAGCATCCTTGGCATCCCGCAACCTTGAGCTGCTGCCCTTAGAAG GACCACTGGTGTCTCCAAACTCTCTCCCAAACAATCTGGATGGCAACAAGGCAGCGGAGAGGAGGCCATCTAAAGTAGGGGTCAGTAGAGAAAGCAGCAGTGTCGACTTCAGCAAG GTGGACATGAATTTCATGAAAAAGATTCCTCCGGGTGCTGAGGCTTCCAATGTGCTCGTAGGAGAAGTGGACTTCCTGGAGAAGCCCATAATTGCGTTTGTGCGACTATCGCCTGCAGTCCTTATCACAGGCCTTACTGAGGTCCCTGTGCCCACAAG GTTTCTTTTCCTACTGTTGGGTCCTCATGGTAAAGGACCACAGTACCATGAAATTGGCAGATCCATGGCAACACTAATGACAGATGAG ATTTTCCATGATGTGGCATACAAGGCCAAAGACCGAACTGATCTACTCTCTGGGATAGATGAGTTCCTCGATCAGGTGACTGTCCTGCCTCCTGGAGAATGGGACCCTACCATTCGAATTGAACCCCCCAAGAATGTCCCATCACAG atgaagaggaagagacCACCCCAGCCCAATGGCACTGCGTCTCCAGCTGGAGAGCTGGAAAAAGAGGAGGACCATCTTGCAGGACCTGAGCTGCAGAGGACGGGAAG GATTTTTGGAGGTCTGATTCTGGATATCAAGCGCAAGGCTCCCTTCTACTGGAGTGACATTAGGGACTCACTGAGTCTGCAGTGTCTAGCCTCTATCCTTTTCCTCTACTGTGCCTGCATGTCCCCTGTCATCACATTTGGAGGTCTGCTTGGGGAGGCAACAAAAGGCAACATA AGTGCCATAGAGTCTCTATTTGGGGCATCACTCACAGGAGTGGCATACTCCCTCTGCGCAGGCCAACCTCTCACTATTCTTGGCAGCACGGGGCCTGTTTTGGTGTTTGAGAAGATTCTCTTTAAGTTCTGCAA tGACTACAGCCTGTCCTACTTGTCACTGCGGACTAGCATTGGTCTTTGGACGGCCTTCTTGTGTCTTGTCCTCGTGGCCACAGATGCTAGCTCGCTAGTTTGCTACATTACTCGCTTCACAGAGGAGGCCTTTGCGGCTCTCATCTGCATCATCTTCATCTACGAGGCTCTGGAGAAGCTCTTCCACCTGGGAGAATACTACCCTGTTAACATGCACAACAGCCTGGACAACCTTACCATGTATTC ATGTCAGTGCTCATCACCAGCCAATGCCTCAGATGAGCTCATACAGAAGTGGAATCAGACTGGATTCAGTCCAGACTCAATCCCATGGAGCAGCCTGAATGTTTCG aTGTGTAAATTGCTCCATGGGGAGTTTGTGGGACCTGCCTGTGGTCACCATGGGCCCTATATCCCAGATGTTCTCTTCTGGTCCATTATCCTCTTCTTCACcaccttttttttgtcttcattccTCAAGCAGTTTAAGACAGAAAGATACTTCCCCACCAAG GTGCGTTCCACTATCAGTGACTTTGCTGTGTTTATAACCATCATGATCATGGTGCTGGTGGACTATCTAATGGGGATCCCCTCTCCTAAACTGAATGTTCCTGATCGCTTTGAG CCGACTTCAAAGAACAGAGGCTGGCTCATGGACCCTCTGGGAGACAATCCTGGGTGGACGCTGCTGGTGGCGGCACTTCCCGCCCTGCTCTGCACCATCCTCATCTTTATGGACCAGCAGATCACTGCAGTCATCATCAACCGCAAAGAGCACAAGCTGAAG AAAGGCTGTGGCTATCACCTGGACTTGCTGGTAGTGGCAGTAATGCTGGGTGTGTGTTCCATCATGGGCTTGCCATGGTTTGTGGCTGCTACTGTCCTCTCCATCTCCCACGTTAACAGCCTGAAGGTGGAGTCTGGCTGCTCGGCACCAGGAGAGCAGCCCAAGTTTCTAGGCATCAGGGAGCAGCGGGTCACTGGGTTTATGATCTTTGTCCTCATGGGATGTTCTGTTTTCATGACATCAGTGCTGAAG TTCATTCCTATGCCTGTCCTGTACGGAGTCTTTCTCTATATGGGTGTCTCTTCCCTCAAAGGCATTCAA TTCTTTGACAGAATCAAACTGTTTGGCATGCCTGCCAAGCACCAGCCAGATCTGATCTACCTGCGCTATGTGCCGCTGTGGAAGGTCCACATCTTCACTCTTGTGCAGCTCACCTGTTTGGTACTGCTCTGGGTAATCAAGgcctctgcagcagctgttgtaTTCCCCATGATG GTTCTTGCGCTGGTCTTTGTCAGAAAGCTGCTTGACTTTTTCTTTACCAAGAGAGAGCTGAGCTGGCTGGATGACTTGATGCCAgaaagcaaaaagaagaaagaggatgataagaaaaagaaagctcGTGAAAAGCTG GAGGAAGAGTCCAGACtgcaggaagaagaggagatggATCTGAAGGTCAGCTTTGAAGGCTCAAACCGACTCAACATCCCAGTGAAAACGCTCTCAGGGAG TCCTGATTCTGACCCCTTGGTTGTAAATATCTCTGATGAAATGGCCAAAACCGCAGTGTGGAAAGCAGTGAACTCGAATGCAGAGTCTTGTGTCCAACCTGTGAAGCGTAGTGGAAG CCAGGAGAAGGTGGCCTGCGTTAGAGTTGACGTCAGCCCAGACTCACCCGGAGGAGGCTCCACCACCGAGACCTTCCTGTGA